From a single Adhaeribacter swui genomic region:
- a CDS encoding MBL fold metallo-hydrolase → MQLHVINTGFFKLDGGAMFGVVPKSIWQRTNPADENNLCTWAMRCLLIEDGNQLILIDTGIGTKQDAKFLSHYYLHGEASLETSLHQAGFQFTDITDVFLTHLHFDHCGGAVQYNQNRTALELTFPKARYWSNQDHWQWATQPNAREKASFLKENIFPLQESGHLQLINPQQASPFTQFDILYVDGHTDKMMLPVIPYKGKKLVYVADLLPSVGHLPLPYVMGYDTRPLITLQEKEQFLNVVAAEPEQYVLFFEHDSVQECCTVKQTEKGVRLHEAFSLADL, encoded by the coding sequence TTGCAACTTCACGTAATTAACACTGGTTTTTTTAAATTAGACGGTGGCGCCATGTTTGGCGTAGTGCCCAAAAGTATCTGGCAACGCACCAATCCCGCCGACGAAAATAATTTGTGTACCTGGGCCATGCGGTGTTTGTTAATTGAAGATGGCAATCAGCTTATTTTAATTGATACCGGCATCGGAACAAAACAAGATGCCAAATTTTTGTCGCATTATTATTTGCACGGCGAGGCCAGTTTAGAAACATCCCTGCACCAGGCAGGATTTCAGTTTACCGATATAACCGATGTTTTTTTAACGCACCTGCATTTTGATCATTGCGGGGGAGCGGTGCAATACAACCAAAACCGCACGGCCCTGGAACTAACTTTCCCGAAGGCCAGGTATTGGTCCAACCAAGACCATTGGCAGTGGGCCACCCAACCCAATGCCCGGGAAAAAGCAAGTTTTTTAAAAGAAAACATTTTTCCGCTGCAGGAAAGTGGGCATTTGCAACTCATTAACCCGCAGCAAGCCTCGCCTTTTACCCAGTTTGATATTTTATACGTGGATGGGCACACCGATAAAATGATGTTGCCGGTAATTCCATACAAAGGAAAAAAATTGGTTTATGTGGCGGATTTATTACCATCCGTGGGCCACTTGCCTTTACCTTATGTGATGGGTTACGACACCCGGCCATTGATTACTTTACAGGAAAAAGAACAATTTTTAAATGTAGTTGCTGCTGAACCGGAACAATACGTGTTGTTTTTTGAGCATGATTCGGTTCAGGAGTGCTGCACCGTGAAGCAGACAGAAAAAGGAGTGCGCCTGCACGAAGCTTTTTCCTTGGCAGATTTATAA
- a CDS encoding DUF2971 domain-containing protein yields MENKIKIYTQITPEVPMLYHYTSQIGILGLINNKKLWFTNIYYMNDSTEYSYSLKVIKETLHRLYGIGKDLSMFFPNRYAIEPIFSFSLSEKGDSLSQWRGYCPNGGYSISFFDFDNQDQVNLMMKTHNMYIGKCVYNPGIIDEFVKEVIVELSPENFVIEREAALRQGSLGKWLGQCYTKILSNTMKYAPLIKHPSFEEEQEWRMVANYYVNSLIIPTRANISENYTFKPYHIHIPAEDLDLKFRPGKNFLIPYLEFQISNDETPIFISEMIVGPTPNSALAVLACKALIKDKKERVLSSSIPYRNW; encoded by the coding sequence ATGGAGAATAAAATTAAGATCTATACTCAAATCACACCCGAAGTTCCAATGCTATATCATTATACTTCTCAAATCGGAATTCTGGGTTTAATTAATAATAAGAAGTTATGGTTTACAAATATTTATTACATGAATGATTCGACTGAATATTCATATTCTTTAAAGGTTATTAAAGAAACCTTGCACAGATTATATGGTATTGGCAAAGATCTTTCAATGTTTTTCCCTAATAGATATGCTATAGAGCCTATATTTTCATTTTCACTTTCTGAGAAGGGAGATTCTCTAAGCCAATGGCGAGGATATTGTCCAAATGGCGGATATTCAATTTCATTTTTTGACTTTGATAATCAGGATCAAGTGAATCTGATGATGAAAACTCATAATATGTATATAGGAAAATGTGTGTATAATCCTGGAATAATCGACGAGTTTGTAAAAGAGGTAATTGTTGAATTAAGCCCAGAAAATTTCGTCATAGAAAGGGAAGCTGCTTTACGGCAGGGAAGTTTAGGGAAATGGCTTGGTCAGTGTTATACAAAAATCTTAAGTAACACAATGAAGTATGCCCCTTTAATAAAACATCCATCATTTGAAGAGGAGCAGGAATGGCGAATGGTAGCTAATTATTATGTTAATTCATTGATAATTCCGACCAGAGCAAATATAAGTGAAAATTATACGTTTAAACCCTATCATATTCATATTCCAGCTGAAGATTTAGATTTAAAGTTTAGACCTGGTAAAAATTTCTTAATACCCTATTTGGAGTTTCAAATCTCTAATGATGAAACTCCAATTTTTATATCTGAAATGATTGTTGGACCTACTCCAAATAGTGCTTTAGCTGTATTGGCTTGTAAAGCATTAATTAAAGATAAAAAAGAAAGGGTACTTTCATCAAGTATACCTTATAGGAATTGGTAA
- a CDS encoding type II toxin-antitoxin system HigB family toxin, whose product MNIVTVSRIKNFYLKHADAKLPLQVWIARITELKIDSLHDLKQFANSVDIIGNNRVIFDIKGNRYRLITVVLVRNQTVYIRWIGTHAEYDKIDALTV is encoded by the coding sequence ATGAATATTGTTACCGTTTCCCGGATAAAGAACTTCTACCTTAAACATGCGGACGCTAAATTACCGTTGCAAGTATGGATAGCTAGAATTACAGAGCTTAAGATTGATAGCCTACATGACTTGAAGCAGTTTGCCAATTCTGTAGATATAATCGGTAACAACCGGGTGATCTTTGACATTAAGGGCAATCGTTACCGCCTTATTACAGTAGTGTTGGTGCGCAACCAAACCGTGTACATTCGCTGGATTGGTACCCATGCTGAATATGATAAAATAGATGCGCTCACCGTCTAA
- a CDS encoding patatin-like phospholipase family protein: protein MKIGLTLSGGAVHGVAHLGALKALEELAVPIHAISGVSSGAIAGAFYAAGYAPEEIFSIVAQVKIWRLARLAFSKRGLFILDKLAQEFQKYLGNHTFETLRVPLIIGTTDLRQGTSIYFSSGDLIRPLLASNTVPLLCPPYEYQDYLLVDGGLTNNLPIECLQDITDFTIAVHVNPMNPQAPLRTFRSILERTTHLAINNNVEPRLKLCDLLIEPPRLKYYSLTDLKNARLMFDAGYEQTLKFADKLLQLKE from the coding sequence ATGAAAATAGGCCTTACCTTGTCGGGAGGAGCGGTGCACGGCGTGGCACATTTAGGCGCACTAAAAGCCCTGGAGGAGTTAGCTGTTCCAATTCATGCTATTTCGGGGGTAAGTTCCGGGGCTATTGCGGGCGCTTTTTACGCGGCTGGTTACGCACCCGAAGAAATTTTTTCTATTGTGGCGCAAGTAAAAATCTGGCGCTTGGCTAGGTTGGCGTTCAGTAAACGGGGTTTATTTATTTTGGATAAATTGGCCCAAGAGTTTCAGAAGTATTTAGGTAATCACACGTTTGAAACACTCCGAGTTCCGTTAATTATTGGTACCACCGATTTACGGCAAGGAACCAGTATATACTTTTCGTCGGGTGATTTAATCAGGCCCTTATTAGCTAGTAACACCGTGCCGCTGCTTTGTCCGCCTTACGAGTACCAGGATTATTTACTCGTGGATGGCGGATTAACCAATAACTTACCCATTGAGTGTTTACAGGATATTACGGATTTTACCATTGCGGTGCACGTTAATCCCATGAACCCGCAGGCACCTTTGCGTACTTTTAGGAGTATACTGGAGCGCACTACCCATTTGGCTATTAATAATAACGTGGAACCGCGTTTAAAGCTGTGCGATTTACTCATTGAGCCACCCCGCTTAAAGTATTACAGTTTAACCGATCTTAAAAATGCGCGCCTGATGTTTGACGCCGGTTATGAGCAAACCTTAAAATTTGCCGATAAATTGCTGCAATTAAAAGAATAA
- a CDS encoding DUF4159 domain-containing protein: MKTFFCSLLMLFVIAGSIQAQQASFKVAKLKYNGGGDWYANKTSLGNLIKFCNQNLRMNISPEEAVVEVGSPELFSYPFVHMTGHGNVVFTEAEAENLRKYLTGGGFLHIDDNYGLDKFIRTEMKKVFPELEFVELPFNHPVYHQKFEFAKGLPKVHEHDNKAPQGFGLIYQGRLVCFYSYECDLGNGWEDQEVYNDPEEMRQLALQMGANLLSYALTQF; encoded by the coding sequence ATGAAAACATTTTTCTGCTCCCTTTTAATGTTATTCGTGATAGCCGGGAGCATCCAGGCCCAGCAAGCCAGCTTTAAAGTGGCTAAATTAAAATACAACGGTGGCGGCGATTGGTACGCCAACAAAACTTCGTTGGGCAACTTAATTAAGTTTTGTAACCAAAATTTACGGATGAATATTTCGCCGGAAGAAGCGGTGGTAGAAGTGGGCAGCCCGGAGTTATTTTCTTACCCCTTTGTGCACATGACAGGCCACGGCAACGTGGTTTTTACGGAGGCCGAAGCCGAGAATTTACGCAAGTACCTGACCGGTGGCGGTTTTCTGCACATCGATGATAACTACGGACTCGATAAGTTTATCCGGACCGAGATGAAAAAAGTTTTTCCGGAACTGGAATTTGTGGAGTTACCTTTTAACCACCCGGTGTATCACCAGAAATTTGAGTTTGCCAAAGGTTTACCCAAAGTACACGAACACGACAACAAAGCGCCGCAAGGTTTTGGCTTGATTTACCAGGGCCGTTTAGTTTGCTTTTATTCCTATGAATGCGATTTAGGCAATGGCTGGGAAGACCAGGAAGTGTACAACGACCCCGAAGAAATGCGGCAACTAGCCCTGCAAATGGGAGCCAATTTACTTTCGTACGCCCTCACGCAATTTTAA
- a CDS encoding acetyl-CoA carboxylase carboxyltransferase subunit alpha produces the protein MLLDFEQPIAALEGKLQEMKKLAAESQVDVSEAVKALEDKIKSLKKETYANLTRWQRVQLSRHPERPYTLDYIEGITNHFIELHGDRNVSDDKAMVGGFGEVDGHTIMFIGQQKGRNTKQRQLRNFGMANPEGYRKALRLMKMAEKFNKPIVTFIDTPGAYPGLEAEERGQGEAIARNLKEMFMLKVPVICIIIGEGASGGALGIAIGDRVHMLENTWYSVISPESCSSILWRSWNYKEQAAEALKLTATDMQKNGLIDGIIKEPLGGAHTETEKMIRTVKKHILKTLAELNNIPTEERIMQRIEKFSSMGVIQQG, from the coding sequence ATGCTATTAGATTTTGAACAGCCCATTGCAGCACTCGAAGGCAAATTGCAAGAAATGAAAAAACTGGCCGCTGAAAGTCAGGTTGATGTATCAGAGGCTGTAAAGGCGCTGGAGGATAAAATTAAGTCGCTCAAAAAAGAAACGTACGCTAATTTAACCCGTTGGCAACGTGTGCAACTTTCCCGCCACCCCGAACGCCCATACACTTTAGATTACATAGAGGGGATCACCAACCATTTTATTGAACTGCACGGCGACCGGAATGTGTCGGATGATAAGGCCATGGTGGGTGGTTTTGGCGAAGTAGACGGGCACACCATTATGTTTATCGGGCAGCAAAAAGGGCGTAATACCAAACAACGCCAATTACGCAACTTTGGCATGGCCAACCCCGAAGGCTACCGCAAAGCTTTGCGGTTAATGAAAATGGCCGAAAAATTTAATAAACCCATTGTTACCTTTATCGATACCCCGGGCGCTTATCCGGGCCTGGAAGCAGAAGAACGGGGGCAAGGCGAAGCCATTGCCCGCAACCTGAAAGAAATGTTTATGCTGAAGGTGCCGGTAATCTGCATTATTATTGGCGAAGGTGCCTCGGGTGGAGCTTTGGGTATTGCCATCGGCGACCGGGTGCACATGCTCGAAAATACCTGGTATTCCGTAATCTCGCCTGAGTCGTGTTCTTCTATTTTATGGCGTAGCTGGAATTACAAAGAACAAGCTGCCGAAGCATTAAAACTTACCGCCACCGATATGCAAAAAAACGGATTAATCGACGGCATTATAAAAGAGCCTCTGGGTGGGGCGCATACCGAAACCGAAAAAATGATCCGGACCGTGAAGAAGCATATTTTAAAAACCTTAGCCGAACTAAATAACATTCCAACTGAAGAACGCATCATGCAACGGATCGAGAAATTCTCGAGCATGGGAGTTATCCAGCAAGGTTAA
- a CDS encoding helix-turn-helix domain-containing protein, which translates to MNQIAISPIRTEHDYQEAIKHLDKLLDMNPEPGTELDDELEVLTTLVHAYEKVHYPIELPDPIDAIKQIIEEKGWSNKDLEPFIGPKSRVSEILNRKRYFTIPQIYRLHKHLGLPLEVFINESVLKAA; encoded by the coding sequence ATGAATCAGATAGCAATTTCCCCCATACGAACTGAGCATGATTACCAAGAGGCCATAAAGCACTTGGATAAGCTACTAGACATGAACCCCGAACCAGGTACCGAGTTGGATGATGAGCTAGAAGTTCTCACCACCTTAGTGCATGCTTATGAGAAAGTACATTACCCCATTGAACTTCCGGACCCTATTGATGCCATCAAGCAAATTATAGAAGAAAAAGGCTGGAGTAACAAAGATCTGGAGCCATTTATTGGGCCTAAATCACGGGTATCAGAGATATTAAACCGGAAGAGATACTTTACCATCCCGCAAATCTACCGACTCCACAAGCATTTAGGCTTACCTTTAGAAGTTTTTATCAATGAATCGGTACTTAAGGCCGCCTAA
- a CDS encoding helix-turn-helix domain-containing protein codes for MKLKVIIEKNENELWARIEGIGDFSPVTVGNTTEEVLANLKLLINDYIQHEGAVDPAWNLVNVKDLKFEFRYDVQAFFQEFSFLKQSKIAELAGLNPSLVRQYASGVKHPSANQARKLEDAIHKLAQTLQFVSIYADGPTD; via the coding sequence TTGAAACTTAAAGTAATTATTGAGAAAAATGAAAATGAGCTTTGGGCTCGTATTGAGGGTATAGGAGATTTTAGTCCTGTTACGGTGGGCAATACCACGGAAGAGGTGCTGGCTAATTTAAAATTATTAATTAACGATTACATTCAGCATGAAGGAGCCGTTGATCCGGCCTGGAACCTGGTAAACGTAAAAGATTTAAAATTTGAATTTAGGTACGATGTGCAGGCCTTTTTTCAGGAATTTAGTTTTTTAAAACAATCTAAAATTGCCGAATTGGCCGGCCTAAATCCTAGTTTAGTGCGGCAATACGCCTCCGGAGTGAAACACCCTTCCGCTAACCAAGCACGGAAGTTAGAAGATGCCATTCATAAATTAGCTCAAACATTGCAATTTGTATCTATTTATGCCGATGGTCCTACTGATTAG
- a CDS encoding 16S rRNA (uracil(1498)-N(3))-methyltransferase, whose protein sequence is MHLFYTPDINQDNYILTEDESKHSIRVLRLNKGDKVNLIDGQGGFYTAEITDANPKKCALQIINQVQHFGEKPFKVHIAVAPTKNLDRMEWFVEKAVEIGVDEISFLLCEHSERKQVNMDRLQKIAVSAMKQSVKAYLPQLNALQPFPAFIKQTKPGNTYIAHLEEHQQIALSQVTVSENMCILIGPEGDFSAREIEMAYQQGVKPVTLGTSRLRTETAALVACHTVHLLQEIHAASQA, encoded by the coding sequence ATGCACCTCTTCTACACGCCCGATATTAACCAGGATAATTATATTTTAACCGAAGACGAATCGAAACACAGTATCCGGGTTTTGCGGTTAAATAAAGGCGACAAAGTAAATTTAATAGACGGACAGGGTGGCTTTTACACCGCCGAAATTACGGATGCTAATCCTAAAAAATGTGCTCTACAAATTATTAATCAGGTACAACATTTTGGAGAAAAGCCGTTTAAAGTACATATAGCCGTAGCGCCTACCAAAAATTTAGACCGGATGGAGTGGTTCGTTGAGAAAGCCGTGGAAATTGGCGTAGATGAAATCTCATTTTTATTATGCGAGCATTCCGAACGGAAGCAGGTAAATATGGATCGGCTGCAAAAAATAGCCGTAAGTGCCATGAAACAATCGGTTAAAGCGTATTTACCGCAACTAAATGCGTTGCAACCCTTTCCGGCGTTTATAAAACAAACAAAACCCGGCAACACGTACATTGCCCACCTGGAAGAGCATCAACAAATTGCGCTTTCCCAGGTAACTGTAAGCGAAAATATGTGTATATTAATTGGGCCGGAAGGAGATTTTTCGGCCAGGGAAATTGAAATGGCGTATCAGCAAGGCGTAAAACCCGTTACTTTAGGTACTTCGCGGTTGCGTACCGAAACTGCCGCCCTGGTTGCCTGCCATACCGTTCATTTATTACAAGAAATACATGCCGCATCACAAGCGTAA
- the smc gene encoding chromosome segregation protein SMC, whose translation MQVSKLEIKGFKSFGDKVSINFNEGITGIVGPNGCGKSNIVDAIRWVLGEQKTRNLRSDKMENVIFNGSKNRKPQQLAEVSLTFDNNKNILPTEYSQVTVTRRYFRNGDSEYLLNNVTCRLKDITDLFLDTGIGSDSYAIIELKMVDEILNDKDNSRRTLFEEAAGISKFKVRKKQTLKKLEETDADLERVEDVLFEIGKNLKSLERQAKLYERYARLKEEYKSFSLEYARRNISQYLQSLDRLDKELVKEADQKQNIAREAEELEVALFEQKTILNLVQEQLAGEQRNLSNQTAQIRQLENDLRLKLERINYLKERLRTLRQQINLDTVTLEQTQESISQLHAEAENLQIEYSESEQQVTYFRKELEQANQHKTVIQNTAQNTTNQHRAKQNLVFQVRKDIEITQMQIVNLNREIEQISQAQQNNQVSGDRYRTELSDLEESLARKNQELELLIEQENELTATIAQTEADMQEMRTQLQDVNRQIDAKKNQYSLTKSLVENLEGFPEAIKFLYKSKNWQKPAPLLSDLIVCEQEYKAVIESYLEPYMNFFVVETVEDALEAIHLLNNQNKGRANFIILSEIEDLEAEPTVSTTKFKAAYEVVSVAEKYHNLVRYILQEVYIVTGPAPDFYGQDNRTLILKDGSIIKKPLSISGGSVGLFDGNRIGRKQNLENLAAELQELTQQAELLKVKINTQQQVLLNHRNATQQAVIKQVEKSITALQQELVAVRVRHEQHELLKHNSQNKIAELTQQLEELRYKSHELAPQVEEEQAELKRLENELEAFNDSLARQNEVIQNITTGYNQENIKFHQLKNRLGSIQQEINYKQKSYDTNLARRNAQEEELAQSEEEIYSLEEFVQVNTGLLEELNEQKQQIAQRLDQVEKEFFTVRGEIEAKEKNIRELQRKRLNADEIVASVQQAANETKIKLVAVRERLLAEFNISEEEIMQTPDEAIELPTDELNKQIAEIKIKLDNLGPVNPMAAQAYDEINERHNFIKEQRADLFQAKEALLQTINEIDTVAKQKYLDSFEMIKNNFVRVFQSLFSEDDTCDLVIADPANPLESKIEIMARPKGKRPLTINQLSGGEKTLTAISLLFAIYLLKPAPFCIFDEVDAPLDDANIDKFNNIVKKFSGESQFIVVTHNKRTMVSTDIIYGVTMLEPGVSRVIPVDLRQLA comes from the coding sequence ATGCAGGTATCTAAATTAGAAATTAAAGGTTTTAAGAGTTTCGGCGATAAAGTATCCATAAATTTTAACGAAGGAATTACCGGCATTGTTGGCCCGAATGGCTGCGGTAAATCTAATATTGTAGATGCAATCCGGTGGGTTTTGGGGGAACAAAAAACCCGGAACCTGCGCTCCGACAAAATGGAGAACGTTATTTTTAACGGCTCTAAAAACCGCAAACCCCAACAACTAGCCGAAGTTTCCCTTACCTTCGACAATAACAAAAATATCTTACCCACCGAGTATTCCCAGGTAACGGTTACCCGCCGGTATTTCCGGAACGGCGATAGCGAGTATTTGCTCAACAATGTTACTTGTCGCCTGAAAGACATTACCGACTTATTTCTGGATACCGGTATTGGCTCCGACTCCTACGCCATTATAGAATTAAAAATGGTGGACGAGATTCTAAATGACAAGGATAACTCCCGCCGAACTTTGTTTGAGGAAGCAGCCGGCATTTCTAAATTTAAAGTCCGGAAGAAACAAACTTTAAAAAAGCTGGAAGAAACGGACGCGGACCTGGAACGGGTGGAAGATGTACTTTTCGAAATTGGAAAAAATTTAAAATCGCTGGAACGCCAGGCTAAATTGTATGAACGTTATGCCCGGTTAAAAGAAGAATACAAAAGCTTTAGCTTAGAATACGCCCGCCGGAACATTTCGCAATACCTGCAATCGCTGGACCGGCTAGATAAAGAATTAGTAAAAGAAGCGGATCAAAAGCAAAACATTGCCCGCGAAGCCGAAGAGCTGGAAGTGGCTTTGTTTGAACAAAAAACTATCCTGAATTTAGTGCAGGAACAATTAGCCGGCGAACAACGCAATTTAAGTAACCAAACTGCCCAAATACGGCAACTGGAAAATGACTTGCGCTTAAAACTAGAACGGATTAATTACCTGAAAGAAAGATTGCGCACCTTGCGCCAGCAAATTAATCTGGATACTGTTACACTGGAACAAACCCAGGAAAGCATTTCGCAATTACACGCGGAAGCCGAAAACCTGCAAATCGAATACAGCGAATCAGAACAGCAGGTAACCTATTTCCGGAAAGAACTGGAACAAGCTAACCAGCATAAAACGGTTATTCAAAATACCGCGCAAAATACCACAAATCAGCACCGGGCCAAGCAAAACCTGGTTTTTCAAGTTCGCAAGGATATTGAAATTACCCAGATGCAGATCGTGAATTTAAATCGCGAAATCGAGCAAATTAGCCAGGCCCAGCAAAATAACCAGGTAAGCGGAGATAGATACCGGACCGAATTAAGTGATTTAGAAGAAAGTTTAGCCCGGAAAAACCAGGAACTGGAGTTGCTAATAGAGCAGGAAAATGAATTAACTGCCACCATTGCGCAAACCGAAGCAGATATGCAGGAAATGCGCACGCAACTTCAGGACGTAAACCGGCAAATAGACGCTAAAAAAAACCAGTACTCGCTTACCAAGTCGTTAGTCGAAAACTTAGAAGGTTTTCCGGAAGCCATTAAGTTTTTATATAAATCTAAAAACTGGCAAAAGCCAGCCCCACTCCTCTCCGACCTGATTGTGTGCGAGCAGGAATACAAAGCGGTAATTGAAAGCTACCTGGAACCCTACATGAATTTCTTCGTGGTAGAAACGGTAGAAGATGCCCTGGAAGCCATTCATCTACTAAATAATCAAAACAAAGGCCGGGCAAACTTTATTATTTTATCTGAGATTGAAGATTTAGAAGCCGAGCCTACCGTTTCTACCACCAAATTTAAAGCAGCTTACGAGGTAGTTTCGGTGGCCGAAAAATACCACAACCTGGTCCGGTATATTTTACAGGAAGTTTACATTGTTACCGGCCCTGCGCCAGATTTTTACGGCCAGGATAATCGCACCTTGATTTTAAAAGATGGATCCATTATTAAAAAACCCTTAAGTATTTCGGGTGGATCGGTGGGTTTATTTGATGGGAACCGCATTGGCCGGAAGCAAAATTTAGAAAATTTGGCGGCGGAGTTGCAAGAACTTACCCAACAGGCTGAGTTATTAAAAGTTAAAATTAATACCCAACAACAAGTTTTACTAAACCACCGGAATGCCACCCAGCAAGCGGTTATTAAGCAAGTAGAGAAAAGCATAACGGCGTTGCAGCAAGAGTTAGTGGCAGTAAGGGTTAGACATGAGCAGCACGAACTTTTAAAACATAACAGCCAAAACAAAATTGCAGAACTAACCCAGCAACTAGAAGAACTGCGGTATAAAAGCCACGAATTAGCGCCGCAAGTTGAAGAAGAACAAGCCGAATTAAAACGGCTCGAGAACGAGCTGGAGGCTTTTAACGATTCGTTAGCCCGCCAAAACGAGGTAATTCAGAATATTACGACCGGCTATAACCAGGAAAACATTAAATTTCATCAACTGAAAAACCGCCTGGGCAGTATTCAGCAGGAAATTAACTACAAACAAAAATCCTACGATACCAACCTGGCCCGCCGCAATGCCCAGGAAGAAGAGCTAGCCCAATCGGAAGAAGAAATTTACAGCCTGGAAGAATTTGTGCAGGTAAATACCGGCTTGCTTGAGGAACTAAACGAGCAAAAACAACAAATTGCCCAACGTTTAGACCAAGTAGAAAAAGAGTTTTTTACGGTACGCGGCGAAATTGAAGCCAAAGAAAAAAACATCCGGGAGTTGCAGCGCAAACGTTTGAACGCCGACGAGATTGTAGCGAGCGTGCAGCAAGCAGCCAACGAAACAAAAATTAAGTTGGTTGCCGTAAGGGAGCGGTTGCTAGCCGAGTTCAATATTTCGGAAGAAGAAATTATGCAGACTCCCGACGAAGCTATTGAGCTGCCCACCGACGAGTTAAACAAGCAAATTGCGGAGATTAAAATTAAACTGGATAACCTGGGACCGGTAAACCCCATGGCGGCCCAGGCTTACGATGAAATTAACGAGCGGCATAACTTTATAAAAGAACAACGCGCCGACTTGTTTCAGGCGAAAGAAGCGCTGCTGCAAACCATCAACGAAATAGATACCGTAGCTAAGCAAAAATACCTGGATTCGTTTGAGATGATTAAGAATAACTTTGTCCGGGTGTTTCAATCTTTGTTTTCGGAAGACGATACCTGCGATTTGGTAATTGCAGATCCGGCAAATCCGCTGGAGTCTAAAATAGAAATTATGGCCCGGCCCAAAGGCAAGCGTCCATTAACCATCAATCAGTTATCGGGTGGCGAAAAAACCTTAACGGCCATTTCTTTACTGTTTGCCATTTACCTGTTAAAGCCGGCGCCTTTCTGTATTTTCGACGAAGTAGATGCGCCCTTGGATGATGCCAACATTGATAAATTTAACAACATCGTGAAGAAGTTTTCGGGTGAGTCGCAGTTTATTGTAGTAACTCATAACAAACGCACAATGGTTTCTACGGATATTATTTACGGCGTAACCATGTTGGAACCGGGTGTTTCCCGGGTTATTCCGGTTGATTTAAGACAACTGGCTTAA
- a CDS encoding lysophospholipid acyltransferase family protein: protein MLAKFISRIIFKIYGWKVVGRIPKDVPKCIMIAAPHTSNWDFLFARCAFYIMGVDVRFTIKKEALSWPLLGAWIKYMGALPVDRSKNNSLVQAMVDIFNQNEKMVIMITPEGTRKYQPRWRRGFYHAALGANVPICLGYLDYAKKEAGVGPMFYPTGNIEKDLEEILAFYRTKTAKFPENGVR from the coding sequence ATGCTGGCTAAATTTATATCACGTATTATTTTTAAAATTTATGGTTGGAAAGTAGTGGGGCGCATACCTAAAGATGTACCTAAGTGCATTATGATTGCGGCACCCCACACCAGCAACTGGGACTTTTTATTTGCGCGCTGCGCTTTTTATATTATGGGGGTAGATGTGCGGTTTACCATAAAAAAAGAAGCGTTAAGCTGGCCTTTATTGGGCGCCTGGATTAAATACATGGGCGCGTTACCCGTAGACCGCAGTAAGAACAACAGCTTGGTGCAGGCCATGGTGGATATTTTTAACCAAAACGAGAAAATGGTGATTATGATTACCCCGGAAGGTACCCGCAAATACCAGCCGCGCTGGCGCCGGGGGTTTTACCACGCTGCGCTGGGAGCAAACGTTCCTATTTGTTTAGGTTACCTGGATTATGCTAAAAAAGAAGCCGGCGTAGGACCTATGTTTTACCCTACCGGCAATATTGAAAAAGACCTGGAAGAAATCCTCGCTTTTTACCGCACCAAAACTGCTAAATTCCCCGAAAACGGCGTTCGTTAG